The region AAAACATAGAAAGTATGCCGAGTCGTCAAGAGTGCTAGTGCATATCGTTAAAACAACAACTATAGTTGTATTCAGTATTCGGGTGCTTTGTAGTCGGAACGGGCACTTCTACGTCACTGCCAAAGGTGCAGCAAGTACGACGACATCGTACCCAGTTTCCAAAGCCGTACTGCTCGATGGCATCGAGGAGCGACTGCTCTTCCCTGCTCGTCCATCCTCCCTCCGCTTCGGGACCCCAGAGGGAGAAGCGACCGCCGTCGACCTGCTGGTAGCCGTGCCATCTCCGGTGGTTGCCGATTTCTGCGCCCGCCGAGAAGCACTCTGGACACAGCTCGATATCGGGACAATCGGTGCAGCGTAGCCGGAGATTGGTCACGTCTGCCAGGCAGTTCACGCAGTACTTCTTTCCCACGTCGGCCATGTTGGCTGGCTTTCGCTCCTTGTTGTCGGACGGAGGCTGAACGCACGCGCATGCGCCCTGACTGACATTGCCGAGCGCCGCTTTGAGAGGGAGGCCAACGCTGCGtgtaactgcgcatgcgcaaggAAAAGCAACACCACTCATCGAATCCAAATTCCAGTCGGTGTCGTAAAAAAGATTGATTCCTgtcaaattcattcattcattcatttactcattcattcattaaccGGAGCGCTTAACCCGACGAGGTTCGCCGGGATGCTGGAGCCAAAGCCGTCAATGTTTGGCCGGGTAGAGCACACTCGCCAAAACCAACAGTAATCCGCGGTTTCTCATTCGTGcgttctagttatttttatgaaatacaatgaataaaatccaaaagacaCGATTTCATTGACTCCATTTGACTGACGTCACGCGTGACGCATTTCAAGAGAGGCGTGATCTTCACGTAACGTTTCCGCAAACATGGAGGCCGTGTTGAGCGACGTAGTGGCTCCCGAAGACCTGCTCGTAAGTTACGCCCGCTCGCCGGTGTTTTTAAAAACACTTCACCCCCTTTCTCGTCGTTCGACACCTCGCAGTCCGACCAACAGACGTATGTGGAGCACTCCTTCCACGCTGCCAAAATTTGGAATCACGGCGACTTATTTGTCGCGTCACTCAAGTCGCTAATGCTAATGCTCCTTTTAATATGAAACTGTTGACGACTTTGGTCATGTgtgtgtcaaagtctgctttattgtcgatcctttcatatgtcaagacacacaaagaagtgtgcacgcacacgcgcgaaCTGTGCTTGAATTGAGTCCGTCACGCCTGCGATGTATACCTTGATATTGTTTTGATAGAAATTTGAGAAGAAATACAACAATGAGCTGGCGAAGGGAGCCGTTTCCAAGGAGACCAAGTTTGAATACGCCTGGTGTCTGATCAGGAGCAAATACACTGGCGACATCAAGAAAGGAATTGCGCTGTTGGAGGGTGAGTGTTGTTGCCAAGTACCCAAGTGTCCCGCTGGCGTGTCCGTCAAGTTCCTGATACGTTCTCCATCTTGTTGTCCCGAAGAACTTGTCCAGAAAGCCTCGAAGGACGACACCCGCGACTTCTACTTCTACCTCGCCGTGGCCAACTACCGACTGAAGGTGAAAAGCTCGAGCACGCTCATTTTTGGGGGGCCCCAGTACATGAATAATTATCACCGGGAGTTAAAGGGACTAGATAAGCAGAATTGCTTCCACCCGGAAGTTGTAACAAGCCTGGTACCTgccaacataaaccaaaatccaagtaccgtattttccagactacaaGTCGCGTACATAAGCTCCGAATCGTTTAAACCATCGAAATCTTTGTCCTCtgcgtcacttataaacaactccggAAGAAGatgcggcgctgacgtcagtctcattgtcagttgcagttccaattattccagagGCCGAGAGCAGCCGCCTGccgtttagtgtgaaaataacacgtGAAGCCCTATTAAGTAAGCAATGTGTTAATGGTCAAGTAACAATGTGTTAAGAAGTCATTTTGCTCCTACGAGTATACGTTGCAGCAACGATGAAGAAAAACTGCCACTTGTAGTCTGGGAAATACGGTTTCATAAAGCAAATCAAAGTAACTGACAGCACGAAGGAAGGCCATCGTCTTGCAGGAGTATGAAGAAGCCCTGAAGTACATCCGCATCCTCCTGAAGAACGAGCCCGGCAACAAGCAGGCGGCGGAGTTGCAGGCGCTCATCGACAAGGCGTTAAAAAAAGGTAAAATTGATCACGGCCGACGGGTGAGAGAAAGAATGATTGTGTCTCTTAGTTTGGTGCAAATGGAAGTACGTGCGCTGTTCTGTAGATGGCTTGGTCGGCATGGCGATCGTGGGTGGAATCGGTTTAGGCGTGGCCGGGTTGGCCGGGCTCATCGGACTGGCTGTGGCCAAGCGAGGGTCCAAGTTTTAAgcggcctctttttttttttttttttttttgctgattgatgtatttattttctttcgcaTTGACATTGAGCCTTCAGCCTGTGTACATAACAAAGCAAGTGTCGAGCCACAGCTTTTATGTGGAatccaatgtcttttttttttttttgggccatagCTTTTATTTACAATCCAATTTGTTTTCATGCCAATCTAGTCAAAAGGGAACATGTCCCGAGTTGAACGGCTTTTGCAACTCTTAataaaaggaaggaagaaaaagtTGACCTGAGTCACCTGTTCTCATCAAATAATTGCGCCCTTATCGGCGCCGAGTACGTGGCCGTCTTAACTCGCCGTCTTGACATCAACAGGAAACAAAATAAtaccaagaagaaaaaaaaaacacggcttGGCCTAGTTGACTGCCCTTGTAATCACCATCTTGACCCAAAGATGAAATCAAATGTGTCAACATTGGTTTACGATGCCatcgcgagtgtgtgtgtgtgtgtgtgtgtgtgtgtgtgtgtgtgtgtgtgtgtgtgtgtgtgtttgcgtgcgcgcgcgtgtcgTTATCGGCGGTGCGTCACTTATTAACTCAGCTGACACCGGCACCGAAACTCCCAAGTGTCAAATTGCCGTGATCATTTAAAACAATATGTAATGCATTAAATCATCTCCATTGTGAGGtcgtaaacaaaagaaaagcaataaTGATGAGGAGGACTTTCCAGTTAGTAtcaaagaaaataatttttatttttatttttttgtggaaaTGAGTTGTTGCTTTTGTGATTTGGTCTCCTGTTTCCACTCAGgtggcacatttttttttacaatcagatagaagaaaaaaacaaggcacTTTATATAGTTTGTATTTTTTGAAAACTTGGATTCAATCACACTGATTGAATATGGTTCATTGAGCGAGCGAATGTATCATCAAGATATTTTATTGACCGAcatcatttgagatgttttgaggcgtgcgtgcgtgcgtgcgatatGGGGCCGGGGGCTTTGCAATATTTACCTGCCGTgtgacggcaaaaaaaaaattccacggCCAAGGTCTCAACTTCCCCACCACGCCTTCTTCCCTGTTTGCCTGTCGCAATTAATTAGCGAATGGCTCCGCTCCTGCCCTCGACCCGTTTGCAAAGCAACGACGCTTTGTGCCCTgatgcgttttctttttttttttttgcgccggAACGATCGAGCAAGATGCGAGTGGTTGGAAAAAAGGATTGGGACGACTCCAATTACCTTGCgagcctcctttttttttttttttccattggcaATAACGGAGCAATACACATTCATCTCAGTTGATGGTTTGATGAAAAGCTGAACAGAAGCCATTCCTCAATGTGCAATTGAATCGACCTGGAATTGTACGGACAGGCCTCAAATCGTCTCTCGTATTCGTCTGTCTTCATTgcagctgggaaaaaaaactgcagtggTGTCAAAGTCGTTTCGGcggcgggccgcatcgtagtcatagtttccttcggagggccatcctGACTGTCGTTGTCttctaagtcaagtcaagtcaagtcaagtttatttgtatagccctaaatcacaagcagtctcaaagggcttcacattgacagaaattgacaattattctcaaagcatcccctgatcttaagcttctAAATACATACTAGCCTTCTGATCAGAGACGAGTACAAACTATTTCaatatttgaaaagaataaATGGTCATAACAACTTGCGAGCAAAGTCTCGATTTTgagaaagtgaagacaatttgtcattttagccatgacacaaagtcaatttgtcttggcgggcgtGCGGTCGGGGCACATAGCATGatatggtgggccgtatctgcccCCGGGGCCTCGAGTTGGACACCTAAAAAGCCAGATGTTGGTTCTCATTGTTCTGCTTTACACGTTTGAACTAGACCCGATAATTTGTTCTTCCTGCTTTATCGCGATGATTATTGTTCACCCTTTTCCCGTCCTCCCAGCacgcgttgttttttttttttaaggacatAAAGCTTGATGCTCGTGTGACCATTGGACTCTGCATGAGCTGATAAACACCTGCTATGTTTCGGGGTGTTGAGCGCTAGCAGATACGCAcgcgtgcctgcctgcctgcctgcctgcgtccgAGTGGGCGGAGAGTGCTGGTGATAAAAATCCACCACTTTGGCAAGCCGTCATATTTGGCCAGCGCTTCTCCCCCGTTCGAGCGTTGATTTGCTTTACTAGCGTAGCTTCCTGCACGCCGCTTTTTGACCTTGACGGTGGGTGGGctggcggggcggtgcgggccGGGGATCGACAATCATGGATCCGACCGTGGAAGTGGTGGCCCTGTTTCTGGGCTTTCTGAGCTGGGTGATGGTCGGGGTGGCGCTGCCCAACCGCTACTGGAAGACGTCCACGGTGGACGGCAACGTCATCACCACCTCCACCATCTACGAGAACCTCTGGATGTCCTGCGCCACCGACTCCACGGGCGTCCACAACTGCCGGGAATTCCCGTCCCTGCTGGCGTTGAACGGCAAGTTGGAGCCGAGCTGGCgcttgcttctactttttctTCTGTTGTAGTAACCTGGCCACGCATCCGTTGTGCCCCGACCAGGTTACGTCCAGGCCTCCCGCGCCCTGATGATCACGTCGGTGGTGATGGGCGCCTTCGGCCTGGCGGCGGCCCTGGTGGGCGTGCAGTGCTCCAAGGCGGCCGGCGACAACTACGTGCTCAAGGGTCGGATCGCGGGCGCCGGCGGCGTGCTTTTCATCCTGCAAGGTAGCGCCGCGCTTCTCCACGCGTGCGCCCAGCACCAAAATTGCTGGGACCGACCCGGGTTTCATCCTGAATATTGACAAATTCAAATGGACTGATCGGGCGTAGCATCGTTCCAGGAGTTGGGctaagagagaaaagaaaaaggttggCCAAAAAGATGACCTTTGAGACAGGGGCTGAGCACCAACTTGATCGACTGAGCCCAGACGCGTgtttagaatagaatagatctttattgtcattgtcacacatgtacaacgataTTTCAAAAGTACCAACCGATCAGTGCatgaaataaatagaataaaaagagagaaataaatgagaaataaaaatgtctgGGCTGCCGAGGAACTGCGTTGAGGGCTTTCGCTGAGACCGTCCTCATagttttctttggggggggggggccattatgactgtcaacgcctAATATCATATCCAGTATAAGCGACGCAACAAACGGATAAATAACTAGCTTTGAAATCAGACACGAGTCggaactgttcaaatatttgaaaaagatgAATGTGCTAAAAATTGCGAGCAATACCAGAAAGCAAATTTTCGTATCGGCACATGAAGTCGAGCcgcaatttgtcttggcgggccgtatctggacccCGTGCCTCGGGTTTGACACCTCCGGCGGCTTAGACAAAGAAGTTCTTTGGCCATCGTCTTGTGTGTCATTGTGCTCCTATGTCAAGGGTAATGCTTTGTTGGCATATGTAGAAAAAGGTTTTGAGGTGGATTCATTCTTTGACAGATTTGTGCCAGGGCTCCATTGTAAGCGTTGGTCagccacattttgtttttgatggaTTTTCTACGTGCCTGTAAGACAGCCTTACACTGAGCTCATTTACGTTCTTCCTtgctagtctttttttttttttttccattttggaaTTAATATTTCAATCCCGATAAATACTTGGACGTGACCTTTTTTTTGactcatgaaaaaaaattggaatcacCGCTACAGGGTGAGCGGCCAAGAAAAGCAGCAGCATCGAGCACGTCCGCTATAAAACACCTTCAAGATAATAAAGGACGTGTTTTACGACTTGTAAAAATCCATTCTTTCTGTCCTGTCGGACTTTGGACTAGTTTGACACCCGCTCGCTGTCTTTTGTCCACAGTGGTGGCATTGCTGTGGGCTACAAATAGCATCAGAGAGGAAAAACGATTAAAAGGAACAGTTTGACAAAGGTGAAAAGGGTTTGACAAATATGGAAGGGCGTCACTAAATTGGCAAAAaaggaaaattccccaaatgcCGTTTTTCTCCAAAGTGTGTCAGGTTTTGGACTTTGCTCAGCATCTTCACGAAggatatttgtgttttattatgTTGAATAGGTTAGTGATGAATttattacatgtttatttttaataggttagtgattaaaaaaaaaaaatcatagctTTGTGCACaatgatatttgttttttgttattttcaatAGGTTAGTGAtgatgtgtttattttgaatagGTTAGTGAtgaatttatttctttattttttataggTTTGTGCACAATGGTGGCAGTGTCCTGGTACGCCTTCAACATCACCCAGGAATTCTTCGACCCATTCTTTCCAGGTACAAGGTGAGTTTGAGGCGGCATACACGAGAAGCACGGTCGGCCGCCCGCCTGCACGGCCGCCCGCCTGCACGGCCGCCCGCCCGGCCTGACCTTCGTGTCCCTGTGGTCGCAGGTATGAAATCGGCGAGGGGCTGTACATCGGGTGGTGCTCGGCCGTGCTCGCCATCGCCGGGGGGGCGTGCTTAATGTGCTCCTGTCGGATGGGCTCGGAAGGAAAGTAGTAAGTGTCGGCGTCTCGCTTCACCACCGAAAAGTGACTTGATTTCATATTGATATGCTCCTTCTGAATTCTGCAGCCCTTTGCAACATCATCAAAGCAGGGGTACTGTTTATTCTGGACCCGCCCGGACCAGAAGTGTGGCTGCCAGCACTTACGGCCGAAATGCGTACGTTTAAATGAAATCTTTTGGtactcaataataataatatggttGTCCTTGTTTAGTTGCCACATTTTGTACCCGATTGTTTGTTCATGTCAAATATTCACATGCAATTACTCTGATTTGATTCTCGATTTTTTGCACTTTTTCCAACATATTTTACAATTATGCGCAATAAACGTGTACCGTACATGATGAACACTCTTTTGAGTCATTTTGAGTCTTaccacaacaaataagagcgaGTGTATCAGTGACAAGAAACAACAAGGAATGTTGGATTGTTGAACACTTTGAAGTAGAATAGCAATCAAATTGTTTCCATTTCTCGGCATACTTCGGGCGGCCGCAATTTCTTGGCGTGCGTACGCAACGTGCGGCAACGTGCGGCTGTAGTCCAATGAGCTCGGGCTGCGTCAACCAGATGCGGATGTCCTGCCGCGTGGACCAATCATGTGTGGTGGGCGGGGTCACCCAATACCacgtgtatttttttattttattttttttcttgcgtgTGTGAGCTAATTCTGTCCTCGCTTCAGTTGAAAAGCACCACaaatgagtctttttttttctttttcaactatttttttttggtgctacGTGCGGAAAATTGCGTTCAAAGCGCCAAGTTTTCCGAGGGGACCTTTTCATCCACGAGCGATGTTTTCTACACGGAACTTCAACACCGACGGCACGGCCCGGCCCGGTCCGAAGCGTAAATACACCGGGCTCGTCTCGCTAAAAGAAGGCTTCAGCTGCACAATGGCCTTTCAATGACTTCGACGTTGAGGTGCTTCTTCGTTTGTCATTAAACCACTGCCGGGTATGGACTGGGGACGTTTGATTGGACTCGGTGGAGTCGTGCGCTCCTTGTCCCTGCTCTGTGTCATTTTGGACTTACAGCTGGACGGTAAGTCTCGTCGGATTGTGTGTGTCCCACCCTTTTGTTTTCTGTCTCCAAAGACGACGACGACTTTGTCTTCCAGGCGTCTTGGGGGCAACTCGCGGCGAGATTGAGCATCACCTGGAGATGGGTCGCAAACTTCTGGCAGCTGGTCAGCTGGCCGAAGCCTTGTCCCATTACCACTCTGCTGTAGGTAGGTAAGCTCGCCCTTATCACTCATTCAAGGCCAACCAACAATGTCTTCAAGAATGTGCAAATGTTTTGAGCCATGTTGAATTTATGGCTTGTCCACGAAGCCAGCCGACGTGAAACGCTGCGATTCAAAGACGGCATATCCCGCTGTGTCTAGAAGTGGATTCGAAAAACTACTTGACATACTACAAACGCGGCGCCGTGTTCCTGGCCATGGGCAAGTCCCGATCGGCCCTCCCCGACCTGACCAGGGCCATCCAGCTCAAGCCTGACTTCCTCGCTGTAAGAAAAAGAATCGAAATCAACAAATGTCACGCATGCGTTGTCTCACACGACTTCCATTTTGTTTGCCGGCCTTCTACGCTTTCCCCAGGCCCGGCTGCAGAGGGGCAACATCCTTCTGAAACAAGGCAACGCGCAGGAGGCCCGCCGAGATTTCGAAGCGGTGGTGAGCGCAGAGGCGGGCTTTTGCTCGGGCTCAAATCCACGCGACTGTTgcagagatctttttttttttccgccgggGAGCTCCGGCCAACTCCGGAGCACGCCGACGCGCGGGAGCAGGTGGCGAGAGCCCGAGAGCTGGAGGAGCTGCAGGAGGACGCCCGGGCGGCGCACCACCGGGGCAACTACGGCGCCGCCGTCTCGGTGCTGGAGCGAATCATCGAGGTAAGCCCAAATCCGGGTGCCGATTTGTTGGAATGATGGCCCGCCTCCTGGCTAGATCTCGCCCTGGGATCCCGAGATGCGAGAGCTGCGCGCCGACTGCTACCTCCGCACCGGGGAGCCGCGCAAGGCCGTCCAGGACCTGGCGCCGGCCACCAGGCTGCGGAGCGACAACCGCGCCGCTTTCCTCAAGCTCAGCCTGCTGCATTACAGCCTGGGGGAGCACCACGAGTCTCTtaagtgagtgagcgagcgaaggagggagggagtctGGGAGGGAAGGATTCCTCCGCCGCCCTGCTCACGCTTGTCTTGCCCACGCCGCAGCCAAGTCCGAGAGTGTCTGAAGCTGGACCAGGACGACAAGAATTGCCTGGCCCACTACAAGCAAGCCAAGAAGCTCAGCAAGCAACTGGACTCGGCCGAGGAGCTCGTCCAGGCGGAAAGGTGGGGTACCGTGAGAGGGGCTCCTGCCGCTGTCGGGTCAGCGCCCGAGGCCCCGCTTTATTCTGACCcgccgctggctggctggcctctAGGTACCGCGAGGCGATTGACAAGTACGAGGGCGTGATGAAGGCAGAGCCACACGTGCCGCAATACTCCAACCTGGCCAAGGAGAGGATCTGCTTCTGCCTCGTCAAGGTCGGACACCGTCTTGCCGACGGGaccctccattgtttggttttttgttatttttttcatctcCTTCCTTTAACGAATGGAtcaggtaaaaaaacaacaacgttgCGTTAAATGGGTTTAAGGTGAGGCGGATCAGAGCGAAATGAAATCAATCAAAGTTGAATTGCGGCAAATTGGGATACCATGGCTTTGGTATGTATCTCTGAGCCCGATTCAATTGAATCGAGTTGAGTGGAATGGACCCCTTTTAGAGTTTGAAAACAATGTGGTGTCATTTCAGGCCAGGGGCAAAAAAGAATATGAATATTTGAATATGTGCCCAAACGCCATTGCCGTGAGTGGAAATATCAAATATGACCACCTTTGGGTCACAAGTACTGGCAAGTCAACGGTGGGGGTGTGGACCCCACAAAATCATAATCTGCTTGCTTTGAAATGATTTGGACGGGTCCAAGTGGACAATAGGCGCAACGCGCGTCGACATTTCGCCGGCAATTGCTCGGCGTTTGTCCGAAATTAGCGTCACCGTTTTAGCCGCGTGCTCTTTTACAGGCCAAGTCGGCCACGGAGGCCATCGACGCGTGCTCCGAGGCGCACCGGAGGGACCCTCGCGACGCCAAAGTCCTCCGCCACCGCGCCGAGGCCTTCATCCTCAACCAGGACTACGAGAAAGGTAGGCCGCGGCCCGCCGTGCCTGCGACCTACCCCGTCCGCCCGCACGGTGGCGCTGTCATTCACTCGCAACATCTGCCCTAGCCGTGGAGGACTACCAAGAGGCGCAGGAGTTTGACGGCGACAGCGACGACATCCGAGAAGGGCTGGAGCGAGCCCGGAAGCTGCTCAAGATCTCCCGCAAGAGAGACTACTACAAgattctcggagtcggacggtattgatttatttttcaacgTGCCATTGCATTGCTTTTAAATAAACGGCAGATTTATAGCGGAAAAAAAAGCCCTACATGAAAGTTGATTGCAGAGGAGAGCGACGCGGTGCTCGATGACTTTTCGAGCGCTCTTCTCAGGGCGGCCAACAAGCAGGAGATCATCAAGGCCTACAGGAAGCTGGCGCAGCAGTGGCACCCCGACAACTTCCAGTCGGAGGCCGAGAAGAAGGAGGCCGAAAGGAAGTTCATCGACATTGCGTCGGCCAAGGAAGTCCTCACCGACCCAGGTCGGGGAAAGCCCTTTGAATAATTCTCCCGTAAACTCGCTTTGGCAGCGTGACCGAGGGCagcggtcttttttttttccgcatcCACCTACGTGGCCGCTATTCCTCACTGCCTCAGTACATCGTGGATttttctaagaaaaaaaaaaaaggaattatgGCAAATAgcgcccacacaattgcagccaacaaattcaaaattgaggaattatggcacggaAATTGTCCGCACACCAGCagaaagcaggcaggcaggcaggcagggagtgGCCACACAATCgcacatttgaagaaaaaaaacatatttacagtatgtacatttTACTTACATCTACAAGCACCCACGCGCGTATCAAATGTATTCATTATTCTCTGTACGTTATTTATACAGTTAATATTTGATTGACATGCTTGAAACTATTCTATAATGTTCGAATAAAAGGATATGCACTTATTGATACACGTAAAATGTTCAAAAGGAGaggattttcacctatcgcCACCTATCGGGTGCTCTTGGAAGAGGGGATGCATTACTGTTGTTCCAAAGCAATTAAAAAGATGATCCATGTTTTCAGAAATGAGGCAGAAATTTGACAGCGGCGAGGATCCATTGGATCCGGagaatcagcagcagcagcatggcggcggcggcggaggacaCAATGGCCACGCCTGGCCTTTCCCCTTCAACCCTTTTGAGTCAGGAGGCAGCTTCCACTTCAAGTTCCAGTAGGGGACAAGTCTGTGGCGCGTCACGGTGAGgacttttcctttctcaacaaAATGTCCGACTGCCTTCAAAACAGcacgttttttgttgtttatgtgcCATTCTTACCACGAATGCTTTTTTCGTTTTGAAACCAATTTGCTCAAAGACTCATGTCATCAATTGTCCAAAATGGCCAACTGACTGCTGAAAAGagtgtttcttttttattgtttcCGAATCTGCACTTTTATTTCCAAAACGAAAGCACTAT is a window of Syngnathus typhle isolate RoL2023-S1 ecotype Sweden linkage group LG1, RoL_Styp_1.0, whole genome shotgun sequence DNA encoding:
- the fis1 gene encoding mitochondrial fission 1 protein; amino-acid sequence: MEAVLSDVVAPEDLLKFEKKYNNELAKGAVSKETKFEYAWCLIRSKYTGDIKKGIALLEELVQKASKDDTRDFYFYLAVANYRLKEYEEALKYIRILLKNEPGNKQAAELQALIDKALKKDGLVGMAIVGGIGLGVAGLAGLIGLAVAKRGSKF
- the cldn15a gene encoding claudin-15a; its protein translation is MDPTVEVVALFLGFLSWVMVGVALPNRYWKTSTVDGNVITTSTIYENLWMSCATDSTGVHNCREFPSLLALNGYVQASRALMITSVVMGAFGLAAALVGVQCSKAAGDNYVLKGRIAGAGGVLFILQGLCTMVAVSWYAFNITQEFFDPFFPGTRYEIGEGLYIGWCSAVLAIAGGACLMCSCRMGSEGKYPLQHHQSRGTVYSGPARTRSVAASTYGRNAYV
- the dnajc3b gene encoding dnaJ homolog subfamily C member 3b isoform X1 — translated: MDWGRLIGLGGVVRSLSLLCVILDLQLDGVLGATRGEIEHHLEMGRKLLAAGQLAEALSHYHSAVEVDSKNYLTYYKRGAVFLAMGKSRSALPDLTRAIQLKPDFLAARLQRGNILLKQGNAQEARRDFEAVLRPTPEHADAREQVARARELEELQEDARAAHHRGNYGAAVSVLERIIEISPWDPEMRELRADCYLRTGEPRKAVQDLAPATRLRSDNRAAFLKLSLLHYSLGEHHESLNQVRECLKLDQDDKNCLAHYKQAKKLSKQLDSAEELVQAERYREAIDKYEGVMKAEPHVPQYSNLAKERICFCLVKAKSATEAIDACSEAHRRDPRDAKVLRHRAEAFILNQDYEKAVEDYQEAQEFDGDSDDIREGLERARKLLKISRKRDYYKILGVGRAANKQEIIKAYRKLAQQWHPDNFQSEAEKKEAERKFIDIASAKEVLTDPEMRQKFDSGEDPLDPENQQQQHGGGGGGHNGHAWPFPFNPFESGGSFHFKFQ
- the dnajc3b gene encoding dnaJ homolog subfamily C member 3b isoform X2, whose product is MGKSRSALPDLTRAIQLKPDFLAARLQRGNILLKQGNAQEARRDFEAVLRPTPEHADAREQVARARELEELQEDARAAHHRGNYGAAVSVLERIIEISPWDPEMRELRADCYLRTGEPRKAVQDLAPATRLRSDNRAAFLKLSLLHYSLGEHHESLNQVRECLKLDQDDKNCLAHYKQAKKLSKQLDSAEELVQAERYREAIDKYEGVMKAEPHVPQYSNLAKERICFCLVKAKSATEAIDACSEAHRRDPRDAKVLRHRAEAFILNQDYEKAVEDYQEAQEFDGDSDDIREGLERARKLLKISRKRDYYKILGVGRAANKQEIIKAYRKLAQQWHPDNFQSEAEKKEAERKFIDIASAKEVLTDPEMRQKFDSGEDPLDPENQQQQHGGGGGGHNGHAWPFPFNPFESGGSFHFKFQ